A genomic stretch from Arthrobacter sp. KBS0702 includes:
- a CDS encoding glycosyltransferase family 4 protein, with protein sequence MTIAFLRATHVAPDPRVEKEVNSVLKEHPDILILGWDRDGDLARDEVLTFPNGKARILRSGIKSSYGASLGTLLGMALFQLFLLRQLWKHRKGITAIHASDLGTALSGLIMAKILRVPLVYDIYDYFVDSFSVPRAVAPLIERIDTFVINRADVVIIVGENRESQLSKAKPKQLVVIHNSPPETEVHAVRTGDPRKRFVYVGILSEGRLLAELLELFSRRPDWHLDIGGFGGLEATARKYAAEFENITFHGRLPYAETLKLEASADCLLAVYDPAVPNHKYSSPNKFYEALMLGLPIIVAKDTGVDQLVSAHEVGAVCDYSAGSFEQAAERLFADAGELADIQQRARALFETTFSWEIMEQRLLSIYRSIL encoded by the coding sequence ATGACCATCGCGTTTTTGCGTGCGACGCACGTGGCCCCCGATCCGAGGGTCGAAAAAGAAGTCAACAGCGTCCTGAAGGAACACCCGGACATCCTGATTCTCGGCTGGGACCGTGACGGCGACCTGGCCCGGGACGAGGTCCTGACGTTCCCCAACGGCAAGGCACGGATCCTCCGGTCCGGCATCAAGTCCAGCTATGGCGCGAGCCTGGGCACCCTGCTCGGCATGGCACTGTTCCAGCTGTTCCTGCTCCGCCAGCTGTGGAAGCACCGCAAGGGCATCACCGCCATCCACGCGAGCGACCTCGGAACGGCGCTCAGCGGCCTGATCATGGCCAAAATCCTGCGGGTCCCGCTCGTCTACGACATCTACGACTACTTCGTTGATTCGTTTTCCGTGCCCCGGGCGGTGGCGCCCCTGATCGAACGCATCGACACCTTCGTGATCAACCGCGCCGACGTGGTGATCATCGTGGGCGAAAACCGTGAATCCCAGCTGTCCAAGGCCAAGCCGAAGCAGCTGGTCGTCATCCACAACTCTCCTCCGGAGACCGAAGTCCACGCCGTCCGGACCGGCGACCCGCGCAAGCGGTTCGTCTACGTGGGGATCCTGAGCGAAGGCCGCCTGCTGGCCGAACTCCTCGAGCTGTTCTCCCGGCGGCCGGACTGGCACCTGGACATTGGCGGGTTTGGCGGCCTCGAAGCGACGGCGCGCAAGTACGCCGCGGAGTTCGAGAACATCACCTTCCACGGCAGGCTCCCCTACGCGGAAACGCTGAAGCTCGAAGCCTCCGCCGACTGCCTGCTCGCCGTTTATGACCCGGCGGTGCCAAACCACAAATATTCCTCCCCGAACAAGTTCTACGAGGCATTGATGCTTGGCCTGCCCATCATTGTGGCGAAGGACACGGGTGTGGACCAGTTGGTAAGCGCCCACGAAGTCGGCGCGGTGTGCGATTATTCAGCTGGTTCTTTTGAACAGGCAGCGGAACGGCTTTTTGCCGACGCCGGTGAACTTGCAGATATTCAGCAACGAGCCCGGGCCCTTTTCGAGACCACCTTCAGCTGGGAAATCATGGAGCAACGGCTCCTCTCGATTTACCGGTCAATTCTCTAG
- the wecB gene encoding non-hydrolyzing UDP-N-acetylglucosamine 2-epimerase, with the protein MRTLMPIYGTRPEAIKMAPIVAALQESPDFECVVTVTGQHRHMLDQVNELFEIVPDHDLNIIQPRQSLTGIMTRTLEGLDKLFSEHKPDAVIVQGDTTTSTAGAIAAFYHGIPVIHVEAGLRSGNLYSPFPEEANRKITSQITALHLAPTSESKSNLLAEGIPEKDIVVTGNTVIDALFTTVGKQVPFSDPALQELADAGRRILLVTTHRRENQGEAMRGVGRALARIAEAEPDLTIVLPAHKNPVVREAVLPFIEKFPNVVVTEPLAYGEFTRMLALADVVLTDSGGVQEEAPSLGKPVLVMRENTERPEAVHAGTVLLIGTDEDRIVSEVNALLHNQEHYDSMAHAVNPYGDGQAAARTLAAIQALFGTGERLPDFDPTATPLAAEAGTNG; encoded by the coding sequence ATGCGTACGCTCATGCCGATTTACGGCACCCGTCCGGAGGCCATCAAGATGGCTCCGATCGTCGCGGCACTGCAGGAGTCCCCGGACTTCGAGTGCGTCGTGACTGTCACCGGGCAGCACCGGCACATGCTGGACCAGGTCAACGAGCTGTTCGAAATCGTCCCCGACCATGATCTGAACATCATCCAGCCGCGGCAGTCGCTGACCGGCATCATGACCCGGACCCTCGAAGGGCTGGACAAGCTCTTCAGCGAGCACAAGCCGGATGCCGTGATCGTCCAGGGCGACACCACGACGTCGACCGCCGGAGCCATCGCCGCTTTCTACCATGGCATTCCGGTCATCCACGTTGAGGCCGGCCTGCGCAGCGGGAACCTGTACTCGCCCTTCCCGGAAGAGGCGAACCGCAAGATCACCTCCCAGATCACCGCCCTGCACCTGGCACCCACCTCGGAGAGCAAGAGCAACCTGCTGGCCGAGGGAATCCCCGAAAAGGACATCGTGGTGACCGGCAACACGGTCATCGATGCCCTCTTCACCACCGTCGGCAAGCAGGTGCCCTTCTCCGACCCCGCGCTCCAGGAACTGGCCGACGCCGGCCGGCGGATCCTGCTGGTCACGACCCACCGCCGCGAAAACCAGGGCGAGGCAATGCGCGGCGTGGGCCGCGCCCTCGCCCGGATCGCCGAGGCCGAGCCCGACCTCACGATTGTGCTCCCGGCCCACAAGAACCCGGTGGTCCGCGAAGCGGTCCTCCCGTTCATCGAGAAGTTCCCCAACGTCGTCGTGACCGAGCCCCTGGCCTACGGCGAGTTCACCCGCATGCTGGCCCTGGCCGACGTCGTCCTCACCGACTCCGGCGGAGTCCAGGAAGAGGCGCCCAGCCTCGGCAAGCCGGTCCTCGTGATGCGCGAGAACACCGAACGTCCCGAAGCCGTCCACGCAGGCACCGTGCTCCTGATCGGCACCGACGAGGACCGGATCGTCTCCGAGGTCAACGCCCTGCTGCACAACCAGGAGCACTACGACTCCATGGCGCACGCCGTGAACCCCTACGGCGACGGCCAGGCGGCCGCCCGCACCCTCGCCGCCATCCAGGCCCTGTTCGGAACGGGGGAACGGCTTCCGGACTTCGATCCCACCGCCACGCCCCTGGCAGCCGAGGCCGGCACGAACGGATGA
- a CDS encoding glycosyltransferase family 2 protein, which produces MEYWILVSRTWFVIPMYNEATVVGGVVADLRKEFPNVVCIDDGSSDGSQDIAREAGAVVIQHPINLGQGAALQTGFEYALQDPELDCIVTFDADGQHRIEDAKAMVERIRSGEADIVLGSRFLDKRTKLSPAKRVVLKTAAIQSRLATGMDLTDAHNGLRAISPSVASRIHLTQNRMAHASELVHQLAKMQPRYVEHPVEIIYTDYSKAKGQSLLNAVNIVFELFFK; this is translated from the coding sequence ATGGAATACTGGATTCTTGTGAGTCGCACATGGTTCGTTATTCCGATGTACAACGAGGCTACCGTCGTAGGCGGGGTCGTAGCGGATCTCCGGAAGGAGTTTCCCAACGTTGTCTGCATTGACGACGGCAGCTCCGACGGCTCCCAGGACATCGCGCGGGAGGCCGGCGCCGTCGTTATCCAGCACCCGATCAACCTCGGCCAAGGCGCCGCGCTGCAGACCGGGTTCGAATACGCCCTCCAGGATCCCGAGCTTGATTGCATCGTGACGTTCGACGCCGACGGCCAGCACCGGATTGAGGACGCCAAGGCGATGGTGGAGCGGATCCGCAGCGGCGAGGCAGACATCGTGCTGGGCTCCCGCTTCCTGGATAAGCGGACGAAGCTTTCCCCCGCCAAGCGGGTGGTGCTCAAGACCGCCGCCATCCAGTCACGGCTTGCCACCGGCATGGACCTGACCGACGCGCACAACGGGCTTCGTGCCATCAGCCCCTCGGTGGCCAGCCGCATTCATCTCACCCAGAACCGGATGGCGCACGCCTCCGAACTGGTGCACCAGCTGGCGAAGATGCAGCCGCGCTATGTGGAGCACCCCGTGGAGATCATCTACACGGACTACTCCAAGGCGAAGGGGCAGTCACTGCTGAACGCCGTCAATATCGTCTTCGAACTTTTCTTCAAGTAG
- the galE gene encoding UDP-glucose 4-epimerase GalE, whose amino-acid sequence MKVLVTGGAGYIGSHTTLCLLEEGHEVVVLDNLMNSNPESLRRVEQLTGKNVDFREVDLLDAPAVDAVFAEGGFEAVIHFAGLKAVGESVEKPLWYYQNNVVGTLNLLHSMDAAGVRRLVFSSSATVYGASEEVPLIEKAPLDATNPYGRTKEQIEDILSDLGAADPRWSIALLRYFNPVGAHESGLIGEDPSGIPNNLLPFVAQVAVGRREKVMVFGNDYPTPDGTGVRDYIHVMDLAAGHLAALGYLGDKAGVFRWNLGTGRGSSVLEVIEAFGKAAGHPVPYEFAPRRPGDAAVSYADPSAALADLGWSAHRNLAQMCEDHWRWQSNNPHGYAAVAEAAAAKTE is encoded by the coding sequence ATGAAGGTATTGGTTACCGGCGGGGCCGGCTACATCGGATCGCACACGACGCTTTGTCTGCTCGAAGAGGGGCACGAGGTTGTTGTCCTCGACAACCTGATGAACTCGAACCCCGAGTCCCTGCGCCGGGTGGAGCAGCTCACCGGCAAGAACGTGGACTTCCGCGAGGTCGACCTGCTCGACGCGCCCGCCGTCGACGCCGTCTTCGCCGAGGGCGGTTTCGAGGCCGTCATCCACTTCGCCGGCCTGAAGGCCGTGGGGGAATCCGTGGAGAAGCCGCTCTGGTACTACCAGAACAACGTGGTGGGCACCCTGAACCTGCTGCACAGCATGGACGCCGCCGGTGTGCGCCGCCTGGTCTTCAGCTCCTCCGCGACGGTGTACGGCGCCTCCGAGGAGGTTCCGCTCATCGAGAAGGCCCCGCTGGACGCCACCAACCCCTACGGCCGCACCAAGGAACAGATCGAGGACATCCTCTCCGACCTGGGTGCCGCCGACCCGCGCTGGAGCATCGCCCTGCTCCGGTACTTCAACCCGGTGGGCGCCCATGAGTCCGGCCTGATCGGCGAGGACCCCAGCGGCATCCCCAACAACCTGCTGCCGTTCGTGGCCCAGGTGGCCGTGGGCCGCCGCGAGAAGGTCATGGTGTTCGGCAATGACTACCCGACGCCGGACGGCACCGGGGTGCGCGACTACATCCACGTGATGGACCTCGCTGCCGGCCACCTGGCCGCGCTGGGCTACCTCGGCGACAAGGCCGGCGTGTTCCGCTGGAACCTCGGCACCGGCCGCGGTTCCTCCGTGCTGGAGGTCATCGAGGCGTTCGGCAAGGCCGCCGGCCACCCGGTGCCCTACGAATTTGCCCCGCGCCGCCCCGGCGACGCAGCGGTCAGCTACGCCGACCCCTCCGCGGCGCTCGCCGACCTGGGCTGGTCCGCGCACCGGAACCTCGCGCAGATGTGCGAGGACCACTGGCGCTGGCAGAGCAACAACCCGCACGGCTACGCGGCGGTGGCCGAGGCTGCCGCGGCCAAGACCGAGTAA
- a CDS encoding acyltransferase family protein, with protein sequence MPPITAERTLQRPLARPTAPKSSLRNDIQGLRAIAVGSVLLYHMGAPFIPGGFVGVDVFFVISGFLISGLIIRELQRTGTFSFSAFYARRLKRLAPVYLLVLLASGTAVMTLLTPLQAGRYVKDLIAAALYAANFNFATQTTGYFADPEPSPFVHFWSLAVEEQFYFVWPIMLFLVLHRARRSRHLLWYLLGGVFAVSLALSIVLSHSQPTSSYYLLHTRAWELAAGALTYLVAAKLTALTARLRGLLLAAGLSSVILSALLITKTMEFPGWVAIFPVLGTVAIILAGTGGTMPPGADRILGNAPMLFLGKISYSLYLWHWPLLVIPQLLAAGPLRLREKAVLAAVAVVLATLTYYFVEKPFQTLNIDRRKRQTYVVALGTTAALVAAFGGWGLVQQHALQSAQASSKLTINADRAGTGLAPFADSVVDASGRWIPQAKLTPSLDTVDKDLTDIFTNGCNNNGADYNTTGCEFGKLDSPRTVVLFGDSHAGHWFPALKKAADVEGFRLVTITKSACPSVQLPITGHPDINGPFNCDKFQRGGLERIRQLNPERVVISNSERSYRSFPGVGPDYEKQWSAGLNALLNGLPAGAKPVIIGDNPSWQQSPNSCVSKHLQDPDTCAVSRADSYSPALQAMEKDAVAARSGSFVDTVDLLCDESACPAVYRSVLMSRDGNHITTTAARALAAPIAAALG encoded by the coding sequence ATGCCGCCGATCACGGCCGAACGAACGCTCCAACGCCCGCTGGCGCGGCCCACCGCGCCGAAGTCTTCGCTGCGCAACGACATCCAGGGCCTGCGCGCCATCGCCGTCGGCTCGGTGCTGCTCTATCACATGGGGGCGCCCTTTATCCCGGGCGGTTTCGTGGGTGTGGACGTCTTCTTCGTGATTTCCGGCTTCCTGATCTCCGGCCTGATCATCCGCGAGCTGCAGCGCACCGGAACCTTCTCCTTCTCGGCTTTCTACGCACGGCGGCTGAAGCGGCTCGCGCCGGTCTACCTGCTGGTGCTGCTGGCCTCCGGCACCGCGGTGATGACGCTGCTGACGCCGCTGCAGGCGGGCCGCTACGTCAAGGACCTGATTGCCGCGGCCCTGTACGCCGCCAACTTCAACTTCGCGACCCAGACCACCGGCTACTTTGCCGACCCGGAGCCTTCCCCGTTCGTCCACTTCTGGTCCCTGGCGGTGGAGGAACAGTTCTACTTTGTCTGGCCGATCATGCTGTTCCTGGTACTGCACCGGGCCCGCCGCTCCCGGCATCTGCTCTGGTACCTGCTGGGCGGCGTGTTTGCAGTCTCCCTCGCGTTGAGCATCGTGCTGTCCCATTCGCAGCCCACCAGCTCGTACTACCTCCTGCACACCCGGGCCTGGGAGCTCGCCGCCGGCGCGCTGACCTACCTCGTCGCGGCGAAACTGACAGCACTGACCGCCCGGCTGCGCGGCCTGCTGCTGGCGGCCGGTCTCAGCTCGGTAATTCTGTCCGCGCTGCTCATCACCAAGACCATGGAGTTCCCGGGCTGGGTGGCAATTTTCCCGGTCCTCGGCACGGTGGCCATCATCCTCGCCGGCACCGGCGGTACCATGCCTCCCGGAGCCGACCGCATCCTGGGCAATGCGCCGATGCTGTTCCTCGGCAAGATCTCCTACTCGCTGTACCTGTGGCACTGGCCGCTCCTGGTCATCCCGCAGCTGTTGGCCGCCGGACCGCTGCGCCTGCGCGAGAAGGCTGTCCTCGCCGCCGTCGCCGTCGTGCTGGCAACGCTGACCTATTACTTTGTCGAAAAGCCCTTCCAGACCCTGAACATCGACCGCCGCAAGCGCCAGACCTACGTCGTCGCACTGGGTACGACGGCGGCACTCGTCGCCGCCTTTGGCGGCTGGGGCCTGGTGCAGCAGCACGCCCTGCAGTCCGCCCAGGCATCCAGCAAGCTGACCATCAACGCGGACCGGGCCGGGACAGGCCTGGCGCCGTTCGCGGATTCGGTCGTCGACGCCAGCGGCCGCTGGATCCCGCAGGCCAAGCTCACCCCGTCGCTGGACACCGTGGACAAGGACCTGACGGATATTTTCACGAACGGGTGCAATAACAACGGCGCGGACTACAACACCACCGGCTGCGAGTTCGGGAAACTCGACTCGCCGCGGACCGTGGTGCTCTTCGGCGACTCCCACGCCGGCCACTGGTTCCCAGCGCTGAAGAAGGCCGCCGACGTCGAGGGCTTCCGGCTGGTCACCATCACCAAGTCCGCCTGCCCGTCCGTCCAGCTCCCCATCACAGGCCACCCGGACATCAACGGCCCCTTCAACTGTGACAAGTTCCAGCGCGGCGGCCTGGAGCGCATCCGCCAACTCAACCCCGAGCGCGTGGTGATTTCCAACTCCGAACGCAGCTACCGCAGCTTCCCCGGTGTCGGCCCCGACTATGAGAAGCAGTGGTCCGCCGGACTCAACGCACTCCTGAACGGCCTCCCGGCCGGCGCCAAGCCGGTGATCATCGGCGACAACCCGAGCTGGCAGCAAAGCCCGAACTCCTGCGTCTCCAAGCACCTGCAGGACCCGGACACGTGTGCGGTGAGCCGCGCGGATTCCTACAGCCCGGCACTGCAGGCCATGGAGAAGGATGCAGTGGCTGCCCGCAGCGGGTCCTTTGTGGACACCGTGGATCTGCTCTGCGACGAGTCCGCCTGCCCGGCGGTCTACCGCAGCGTGCTGATGTCCCGGGACGGCAACCACATCACAACTACCGCCGCCCGCGCGCTGGCGGCCCCGATCGCCGCGGCCCTGGGCTAG
- a CDS encoding DUF2304 domain-containing protein has product MLIFVQIALVLAVIIVSVALMRGGSNARHLAIRRMMLIVFAVVAVLSIFFPGMLSTVANFFGVGRGTDLVLYGTIVSVLVFMSTTYQRFRHMEISTTKLARRIAIDEVPRPEIAAQAQVH; this is encoded by the coding sequence ATGTTGATTTTCGTCCAGATCGCGCTTGTCCTTGCCGTCATCATCGTCTCGGTGGCGCTTATGCGCGGCGGCTCGAACGCCCGCCACCTGGCCATCCGCCGGATGATGCTGATCGTGTTCGCCGTCGTGGCGGTGCTCTCGATCTTCTTCCCCGGCATGCTCTCCACCGTGGCCAACTTCTTCGGCGTAGGCCGCGGCACCGACCTCGTGCTCTACGGCACCATCGTCTCGGTGCTGGTCTTTATGTCGACCACCTACCAGCGTTTCCGCCACATGGAGATCTCGACCACGAAGCTTGCACGGCGCATCGCCATCGACGAGGTGCCCCGCCCCGAGATCGCCGCCCAGGCGCAGGTCCACTAA
- a CDS encoding glycosyltransferase family 4 protein: MVNNYLPSVGGVEFHVAALAKQLASLGARVTVFCLDNTTPSELDSNPRIVRFPCSPAVGGVLAWPWPGTSRKIRRMLSDGSVTAISTHTRFFPMSLIGVRLARRLGVPGIHTEHGSAAVKGVSPLVALASNLVDRTMGRLVLRGASRVLCISDGAREFVRDLAGVEGEVFHNAIDTAAFTAAPADTAGTTGPAGTAARNRLVYVGRIVPGKGWDLALATAEQLAVDHPEMELHIVGDGTDRTALASRAAASPLAERVVIHGQQPPARIAELLQGSVFLNPTTLSEGFQTTLLEAVAAGAAVVSTPVGAARYLLEAGADVRLADAADPGAWVENVRAALDSPAAPPAKALVDSFDWKRRAAEYLAVINSVRNS, encoded by the coding sequence GTGGTCAACAACTACCTGCCCAGCGTCGGCGGCGTCGAATTCCACGTCGCCGCACTGGCCAAGCAACTGGCCAGCCTGGGCGCGCGGGTGACCGTCTTCTGCCTGGACAACACCACGCCGTCGGAGCTGGACTCCAACCCCCGGATTGTGCGCTTCCCCTGCTCCCCGGCCGTGGGCGGCGTCCTCGCGTGGCCGTGGCCCGGCACCTCGCGGAAGATCCGGCGGATGCTCTCGGACGGCTCCGTGACCGCCATCTCGACGCACACCCGGTTCTTTCCGATGTCCCTGATCGGCGTACGGCTCGCCCGGCGGCTCGGCGTCCCGGGCATTCACACCGAACATGGCTCCGCCGCGGTGAAGGGCGTCTCCCCCCTGGTCGCACTGGCCAGCAACCTGGTCGACCGCACCATGGGCCGGCTGGTACTGCGCGGCGCCAGCCGCGTCCTGTGCATCTCCGACGGCGCGCGGGAGTTCGTCCGCGACCTCGCCGGCGTCGAGGGCGAGGTCTTCCACAACGCGATCGACACCGCAGCCTTCACCGCGGCTCCGGCCGACACCGCCGGCACCACCGGCCCCGCCGGCACCGCCGCGAGGAACCGGCTGGTCTATGTCGGCCGGATTGTTCCCGGCAAGGGCTGGGACCTCGCACTCGCGACGGCGGAGCAGCTCGCCGTCGACCACCCGGAAATGGAACTGCACATTGTCGGCGACGGGACCGACCGGACCGCCCTGGCCAGCCGGGCCGCGGCCTCGCCCTTGGCGGAGCGCGTCGTGATCCATGGCCAGCAGCCCCCGGCCCGGATCGCCGAACTGCTCCAGGGCAGTGTCTTCCTGAACCCCACCACGCTCTCCGAGGGCTTCCAGACCACCCTTCTGGAAGCGGTGGCCGCGGGCGCCGCCGTCGTCAGCACACCGGTCGGCGCAGCCCGCTACCTCCTGGAGGCTGGGGCCGATGTACGGCTGGCCGACGCCGCCGACCCCGGCGCCTGGGTGGAAAACGTCCGGGCAGCCCTCGACTCCCCCGCGGCGCCGCCGGCGAAGGCCCTCGTGGACTCCTTCGACTGGAAGCGCCGGGCGGCGGAATACCTGGCAGTCATCAACAGCGTGCGGAACTCCTGA
- a CDS encoding GH25 family lysozyme — translation MSRTRSPLPVPYRRSRLRWGFAASAAIVLSLGSVSPAFAAAPAAMAPSSLSAPAAVKQGAVPATSSSDFLSTIGPNGASMGDGVRKYEAKPAGPGAASVTGTTAGATWMPPGVQGLDVSNYQAGVDWGAEVGKGAKFAYVKASEGNYYLNPAFSSQFNNSFNVGLVRGSYHFAIPHPDAGTAADQARYFVANGGVWSGDGMTLPPLLDIEYNPYVGSYFGNTCYDQTPEQIVAWTREFSDTVYALTKRLPAIYTTTDWWSTCAGNNGGFSGNPLHIAAYGVDQPGVLPNGWLGYDIWQYSSTGPFSGDSNVWRGTLAQLKSFAGGVSVNTGGAIGQAWLAAGGANGSWGQATNLESCNSSLCLQVFERRMAYWTAQRGVLTVGTSGGIGSTWRSSGAAAGRYGLPVANEGCTSTYCVQNFETGDLYWSANTGVQSIYVGTDNSTIGAYWKKQGGPNSKYGLPTSGESCAASYCAQYFERGSIYWTAATGIQPVFTNADSSTVGGVWTKLGGINSKYGFPTAAEKCYSNYCEQLFQRGRVLWSAAGGTQPVFTNGDNSTIGGLWVKAGASASRYGFPIGPETCTATSCQQRFQYGTIVWSAAGGIQPLYYSTDNSTIGAYYTLNLGGTTGKFGFPISAETCQNNACVQKFQYGNVYWSAAGGIQPVWTNGSTATIGGYYESLGGPASALSYPASAEQCKGTICYQRFLSGYVTWAASTGLQTVNTTKEIGKAWLGQGGVDGALGVPRDRELCSGTTSCTQNFVNGTIRWSSTGGVVIVKNP, via the coding sequence ATGAGCCGAACCCGGTCCCCTCTTCCTGTCCCATACCGCCGTTCCAGGCTGCGGTGGGGCTTTGCGGCCAGCGCCGCAATTGTCCTCTCCCTGGGGTCCGTGTCCCCCGCCTTTGCGGCCGCCCCGGCCGCCATGGCGCCGAGCAGCCTTAGCGCACCGGCCGCCGTCAAACAGGGCGCCGTGCCCGCCACATCCAGCAGCGACTTCCTCTCCACCATCGGCCCGAACGGTGCGAGCATGGGCGACGGAGTCCGGAAGTACGAGGCCAAACCCGCGGGACCTGGGGCGGCATCGGTCACCGGGACCACGGCCGGGGCCACCTGGATGCCGCCGGGGGTCCAGGGCCTGGACGTCAGCAATTACCAGGCAGGCGTTGACTGGGGAGCCGAGGTCGGCAAGGGCGCGAAGTTCGCCTACGTCAAGGCCAGCGAGGGCAACTACTACCTCAACCCAGCTTTCTCCTCCCAGTTCAACAATTCCTTCAACGTCGGGCTGGTCCGCGGCTCCTACCACTTCGCGATCCCGCACCCGGATGCGGGAACGGCCGCCGACCAGGCCCGGTACTTCGTAGCGAACGGCGGGGTCTGGTCCGGTGACGGCATGACCCTTCCGCCCCTGCTCGACATCGAATACAACCCCTACGTGGGTTCGTACTTCGGCAACACCTGCTACGACCAAACCCCGGAGCAGATCGTGGCTTGGACACGGGAGTTCTCCGACACCGTCTACGCGCTGACCAAGCGGCTTCCGGCGATTTACACGACGACGGACTGGTGGAGCACCTGCGCCGGGAACAACGGCGGTTTCTCGGGCAACCCGCTCCACATTGCGGCCTACGGCGTGGATCAGCCCGGAGTCCTACCCAACGGCTGGCTCGGCTACGACATCTGGCAGTACAGCAGCACCGGACCGTTTTCCGGCGACTCCAACGTCTGGCGCGGCACGCTCGCCCAGCTGAAGTCCTTCGCAGGCGGGGTTTCCGTCAACACCGGCGGGGCCATCGGCCAGGCCTGGCTGGCGGCCGGGGGCGCCAACGGCTCCTGGGGCCAGGCGACCAACCTCGAAAGCTGCAACTCCTCCTTGTGCCTGCAGGTGTTCGAGCGGCGGATGGCCTACTGGACAGCCCAGCGAGGCGTCCTGACCGTGGGCACGTCCGGCGGCATCGGTTCCACGTGGCGTAGTTCCGGTGCGGCTGCGGGCCGATACGGACTGCCGGTCGCCAACGAAGGTTGTACCAGCACCTACTGTGTCCAGAACTTCGAGACCGGCGACCTGTACTGGTCCGCCAACACCGGCGTGCAGTCAATCTATGTCGGCACGGACAACTCCACTATCGGTGCCTACTGGAAGAAGCAGGGCGGACCCAACAGCAAGTACGGCCTGCCCACCTCCGGCGAATCCTGCGCCGCCAGCTACTGCGCCCAGTATTTCGAACGCGGGTCGATCTACTGGACCGCGGCGACTGGCATCCAGCCGGTCTTCACCAACGCCGACAGCTCCACGGTGGGCGGGGTCTGGACCAAGCTTGGCGGCATCAACAGCAAGTACGGGTTCCCGACCGCGGCCGAGAAATGCTACTCCAACTACTGTGAGCAGCTCTTCCAGCGCGGCCGGGTCCTGTGGAGCGCGGCCGGCGGCACCCAGCCGGTCTTCACCAACGGCGACAACTCCACGATCGGCGGCCTCTGGGTCAAGGCCGGCGCATCGGCCAGCCGGTACGGCTTCCCCATCGGGCCCGAGACCTGCACGGCAACCTCCTGCCAGCAGCGCTTCCAGTACGGCACGATCGTCTGGAGCGCCGCCGGCGGCATCCAGCCCCTGTACTACAGCACTGACAACTCCACCATCGGGGCCTACTACACGCTGAACCTTGGCGGCACCACCGGCAAGTTCGGCTTCCCGATCAGCGCCGAAACCTGCCAGAACAACGCCTGTGTGCAGAAGTTCCAGTACGGCAATGTGTACTGGAGCGCCGCTGGCGGGATCCAGCCGGTATGGACCAACGGCTCCACCGCCACCATCGGCGGCTACTACGAATCCCTGGGCGGCCCGGCCAGCGCACTGTCCTACCCGGCCAGCGCCGAGCAGTGCAAGGGCACCATCTGCTACCAGCGGTTCCTCTCCGGCTACGTGACCTGGGCCGCCTCCACCGGGCTGCAGACGGTGAACACCACGAAGGAGATCGGCAAGGCCTGGCTTGGCCAGGGCGGCGTCGACGGGGCCCTCGGCGTCCCGCGGGACCGCGAGTTGTGCTCCGGCACCACGAGCTGCACCCAGAACTTCGTGAATGGGACCATCCGCTGGTCCTCCACGGGCGGCGTCGTGATCGTGAAGAACCCCTAG